A single window of Psychromonas ingrahamii 37 DNA harbors:
- the can gene encoding carbonate dehydratase: MSLLEALLKNNEEWAAKINEEDPTFFPRLANRQSPEYLWIGCSDSRVPANQLLGLFPGDIFVHRNIANLVVHTDLNCMSVIKYAVDVLKVKHIIVTGHYDCGGIHAAMQKQSFDLIDGWLRNIKDIYVKFSDSFTAEMTYKQRLDYLTELNVIEQAKNVCHTTCVQEAWANGQDLTVHGFIYSVVDGRLKDLNVNFDNLEKINDLYHIR, translated from the coding sequence ATGAGTTTATTAGAAGCGCTATTAAAAAATAATGAAGAGTGGGCTGCAAAAATAAATGAAGAAGATCCTACTTTTTTTCCGCGACTTGCTAATCGACAGTCCCCAGAATATCTCTGGATAGGTTGTTCTGACAGCCGTGTGCCCGCCAATCAGTTATTAGGGTTATTTCCCGGGGACATATTCGTTCATCGTAATATTGCCAACCTTGTTGTGCATACTGATCTAAACTGCATGTCGGTTATTAAATATGCCGTGGATGTTTTAAAAGTTAAACATATTATAGTGACTGGGCATTATGATTGTGGTGGTATTCACGCAGCAATGCAAAAGCAGTCTTTTGACTTGATTGATGGTTGGCTGCGCAATATCAAGGATATCTATGTGAAATTTAGTGATAGTTTCACCGCAGAAATGACATATAAGCAACGTTTAGATTATCTTACTGAGCTTAATGTTATCGAACAGGCAAAAAATGTTTGTCATACAACTTGTGTTCAGGAAGCCTGGGCAAATGGACAAGATTTGACGGTTCATGGATTTATTTATTCTGTGGTAGACGGTCGCCTGAAAGATCTTAATGTGAATTTTGATAATTTAGAAAAAATAAATGATCTATATCATATCCGTTAA
- a CDS encoding c-type cytochrome: MKKLLLASLFLIAPTLVSAADLEAAKAKAVVCAACHGADGISVAAIYPNLKGQKEAYLLSSLKAYKAGERKGGMSMLMTPQAMALSDADMVNMAAYYSSLK; the protein is encoded by the coding sequence ATGAAAAAATTATTACTTGCATCATTATTTTTAATTGCACCAACCTTGGTTTCCGCTGCAGATTTAGAAGCAGCAAAAGCTAAAGCAGTTGTTTGTGCCGCATGTCATGGCGCTGATGGTATTTCAGTCGCTGCAATTTATCCTAATTTAAAAGGGCAAAAAGAAGCTTATCTGCTCTCCTCATTAAAAGCCTACAAAGCGGGAGAACGTAAGGGTGGAATGTCTATGCTGATGACACCACAAGCAATGGCTCTATCGGATGCTGATATGGTCAATATGGCCGCTTATTATTCTTCATTAAAATAA